In Mustelus asterias chromosome 16, sMusAst1.hap1.1, whole genome shotgun sequence, one DNA window encodes the following:
- the tlr22 gene encoding toll-like receptor 22: protein MYSQIAELTMYITKLILVLVSFNRDLGLQVLGFSLHDCQVHGSLLVGTNLKVLCYRMKLDRVPRYIPATTKNLDLSENRIARLQKSTFDHLLQLRVLNISKNRIGDIAEETFGPLKSLSYLDLSDNRLTALTKNTLNGLGNLTTLILNNNTIHRIDPDAFAGLVNVQTINLNSNKLNRLEKARGAFNAVAAEKLHLGDNGLVNFSTQDISSVPKTLIELDVSKNPLVLCNVTTDVLGGLLSLDLSSVGGNQSVVLHVADGSYLKDMKKLALGGIHMPPSEIRALLASIRNVSLENIQLNNLQLKATNPLLLEICILHQNLRVLNLSKNSLEPLNSDGIFRSCVHLETLDLSVNKLSNISSSSFSHSLALRRLFLASNELTVVPNAISRASNLERLDLSFNQIGHIHSHDFATLGKLKKLLLVGNKITRIESTSFSGLFQLTELQLGENYLLEIASFSSSLKRLRVLSLRCNKLNFIEKHTFLHLQNLCYLNLIDNQISYLHEGSFDGLSNLKHLLLGSNRLTADILKGHLFSPVESLEELQLFDNHLTYPSSKKLDRAPFTSLKFLRYLSLNSQAHNGLQHFPLNLLEGLNALEELHAGNVVISYIDSDTFYYAPNISFLDLSSNAFKSINFSLFLHLPALIELHFNKVGLQNLDFLKHARLVNLKLLRATGNQIGLVNLTHIEAMPSLTFLDLRDNPFMCACDNSWFQNWSLSGNKTQVIYFDRFTCSYPPNLKGMKLVDFNSNSCVIHFEFLLYISSSTVIIMTILVSFTYHFWRWHIIYAYYLLLALIYDNRKRGRKERYKYDAFISYNTQDEHWVLSQLLPNLECNNEWTLCLHHRDFEPGRPIIDNIVDNIYQSRKTICVISRHYLESEWCSREIQVASFRLFDERLDVLILVFLEDIPPDQLSPYHRMRKLVKKTTYLQWPQHQEKTALFWHKLRTALKTAEYNEESPLLPGIDS from the coding sequence ATGTACTCACAGATCGCCGAGCTAACCATGTATATCACTAAACTTATACTGGTGTTGGTTTCCTTTAATCGGGATCTAGGGCTACAGGTTTTGGGTTTCTCGTTGCACGATTGCCAAGTGCATGGCTCCTTACTTGTTGGCACAAACCTGAAAGTGTTATGTTACAGGATGAAATTGGACAGGGTTCCACGCTACATTCCGGCCACCACAAAAAACCTGGACTTGTCTGAAAACAGAATCGCGAGGCTCCAGAAGTCTACCTTCGATCACTTGCTGCAACTGCGAGTGTTGAACATCTCCAAGAACAGAATTGGTGATATTGCGGAGGAGACTTTCGGCCCGCTCAAGAGTCTATCTTACCTGGATCTGAGTGACAATAGATTGACCGCATTAACAAAAAACACGCTGAACGGCCTGGGGAATCTCACTACATTGATACTGAACAACAACACCATTCACAGGATTGACCCCGATGCCTTCGCCGGATTGGTGAATGTGCAAACCATCAATTTAAACTCTAACAAGTTAAATCGTTTGGAGAAAGCGAGGGGCGCGTTTAACGCCGTTGCTGCAGAGAAATTGCACTTAGGAGACAATGGGTTAGTTAACTTCTCGACCCAGGACATTTCTTCTGTGCCGAAAACCCTCATAGAATTGGATGTGTCAAAGAATCCTTTGGTTCTCTGCAATGTCACAACTGATGTGCTGGGCGGTCTCCTCTCTCTGGATCTCTCGTCTGTGGGGGGCAATCAGTCGGTCGTGCTGCACGTTGCAGACGGATCATATTTAAAAGACATGAAGAAATTAGCTTTAGGAGGAATCCACATGCCTCCATCTGAGATACGGGCGCTCCTTGCAAGCATAAGGAATGTGTCACTGGAGAACATTCAACTAAACAATCTGCAATTGAAGGCGACAAATCCCCTCCTGTTGGAAATCTGCATTTTGCACCAAAACTTAAGAGTTTTAAACCTGAGCAAAAATAGCCTCGAACCTTTAAATAGCGATGGCATATTTAGATCATGTGTGCATTTAGAAACCTTAGACTTATCAGTGAATAAGTTGAGCAATATCTCGAGTTCTTCATTCAGCCATTCGCTTGCTCTCAGACGGTTGTTCCTTGCTAGCAATGAACTAACGGTGGTCCCTAATGCCATTTCGCGTGCCAGCAATTTGGAAAGGCTGGACCTCAGTTTCAATCAAATCGGCCATATCCATTCTCACGATTTCGCCACCCTCGGTAAACTCAAAAAGCTGCTTCTAGTCGGAAATAAAATCACTCGAATCGAATCGACTTCATTTTCCGGGCTTTTTCAATTGACAGAGTTGCAGCTGGGTGAGAATTACCTGCTGGAAATAGCCAGCTTCTCGTCCAGCCTGAAGAGGCTCAGAGTTCTCAGTCTTAGATGCAACAAGCTGAATTTTATTGAGAAGCACACGTTCCTCCATCTGCAGAACCTGTGCTACCTTAATTTGATTGACAATCAGATATCCTATCTGCATGAAGGGAGTTTTGATGGCCTTTCAAATCTAAAACACTTGCTCTTGGGATCCAACAGACTGACGGCTGATATTCTGAAAGGCCATCTATTTTCACCAGTTGAGTCCTTGGAAGAACTTCAACTGTTTGACAACCATCTCACATATCCGTCTTCAAAGAAGCTAGACAGGGCACCGTTTACTTCGCTCAAGTTCCTGCGCTACCTTTCCTTAAATAGCCAGGCTCACAATGGCCTCCAGCatttccctctaaacctcctggaAGGGTTAAATGCTTTGGAAGAGTTGCACGCAGGAAATGTTGTCATTAGTTACATTGATTCTGATACTTTTTACTATGCGCCAAATATTTCTTTCCTGGACTTGAGCAGCAACGCTTTCAAGTccattaatttcagtttgtttctgCATTTACCTGCCTTAATCGAACTTCATTTCAATAAAGTCGGATTGCAGAATCTGGACTTTCTGAAGCATGCGAGGTTGGTCAATTTGAAACTCCTCAGGGCTACGGGTAATCAAATTGGTCTTGTAAATTTAACGCATATCGAAGCAATGCCATCACTCACATTTTTGGACCTCCGAGATAACCCTTTCATGTGTGCGTGTGATAATTCTTGGTTCCAAAACTGGTCTCTATCTGGCAATAAAACTCAAGTTATCTACTTCGATCGGTTCACCTGTTCTTACCCACCCAATCTTAAAGGGATGAAACTGGTTGATTTTAATTCGAACTCTTGCGTTATCCATTTTGAGTTTTTGCTCTACATTTCATCATCCACGGTCATAATAATGACAATATTAGTAAGCTTTACCTATCATTTTTGGAGGTGGCATATTATATATGCATATTACCTCTTATTGGCATTAATTTATGATAATCGTAAGAGAGGCCGAAAGGAACGCTACAAATACGACGCTTTTATTTCCTATAACACGCAAGATGAACATTGGGTATTGAGCCAACTGTTGCCAAATCTAGAATGCAACAATGAATGGACCTTATGTCTCCACCATCGAGATTTCGAACCCGGGAGACCGATCATCGATAATATTGTGGACAACATTTATCAGAGTAGGAAAACGATCTGTGTAATCAGTCGCCACTATTTGGAGAGTGAATGGTGTTCCAGAGAAATCCAGGTGGCAAGCTTTCGGCTTTTTGATGAAAGGCTAGATGTACTGATTTTGGTTTTTTTGGAGGACATACCACCAGACCAACTTTCCCCATATCACAGGATGAGGAAACTGGTGAAAAAGACAACGTATTTGCAGTGGCCTCAACATCAAGAGAAGACAGCCTTGTTCTGGCACAAACTTCGTACTGCATTGAAAACAGCCGAGTATAATGAAGAAAGCCCGCTCCTTCCGGGGATTGATTCATAG